From one Idiomarina sp. X4 genomic stretch:
- a CDS encoding PilZ domain-containing protein: MTLDAALQTLVDELKTEYHRSQFESVFKRKTKHLSGPEKLKVKMAITELAKPALGVVDLRKKVPYDVFPYPFQGRTHYFHNRAQQLFEQGLKAYKGVFTEDTKQQILALKNQYNETGTVNAPATSLDSFIAGHPYARREERMNFVSPVSFTLADGQLFKASTVDISTNGLQLKVESDEQVKSLLFAQLDVRFSGLAENFVISGEPSVQYRVVAIENSEPYVYLRLKRLETDNNKAFRIFIDELIGQYKHRYKVNIDHSLQRVKARAYEALWANAYSGLKLVLADNKPTCCALASEANRTLLNSWQKHAPNALSQLMALPWVRQERDALKLERKQSRRQLCFFRLSLPLNKRWHEYLIPVTDLSNEDGWLPSLFALKQAGYPVQAYALTITYDRHRMSTFAELQKLALPMVNEVKVDKLALSKLKPYQLEERSERKLCVVPSDDSNLEEQFGNALSNALFVHKDGTKWLPKVAGLMPFSEGLPTAFKDAGFWLSDSEKVLGGRQLQRQLMDNLKRTNEPVDLPAIVVLRISHLPGKETVIGRSLNTYKTFSEAAEYVNFLNDDGDILAFHISGSRSNACLSDAVRGELSYISRYLPHRASEFEAEFLQCKAVLTVSDVTESVIALAALVKQPNNMLQQAN; encoded by the coding sequence ATGACCCTCGATGCCGCCTTGCAGACACTCGTTGACGAGTTAAAAACAGAGTACCATCGCTCGCAGTTTGAGTCTGTATTTAAGCGCAAAACAAAACACCTCAGCGGACCTGAAAAGCTGAAAGTGAAAATGGCGATTACCGAATTAGCGAAACCGGCACTAGGCGTTGTCGACTTACGTAAAAAAGTTCCGTATGACGTGTTCCCTTACCCCTTTCAGGGTCGCACGCACTATTTTCACAATCGCGCACAGCAACTGTTTGAACAGGGTCTTAAAGCGTATAAAGGCGTTTTCACCGAAGATACAAAGCAACAAATTCTGGCATTGAAAAATCAATACAATGAGACAGGTACTGTTAATGCGCCGGCAACGTCTTTAGACAGCTTTATTGCCGGACACCCCTACGCGCGCCGCGAAGAGCGCATGAACTTTGTGTCGCCGGTGTCTTTTACGTTGGCCGACGGGCAATTGTTCAAGGCAAGTACCGTGGATATATCAACCAATGGTTTACAGCTTAAGGTGGAGTCAGATGAGCAAGTAAAGTCGTTACTGTTCGCTCAGCTCGATGTTCGCTTTTCCGGCCTCGCCGAGAATTTCGTTATTAGTGGTGAACCCAGCGTCCAATACCGGGTGGTAGCCATCGAGAATAGTGAGCCATACGTGTATTTGCGGCTCAAGCGATTAGAAACTGACAATAACAAGGCATTTCGCATCTTTATTGATGAGCTCATTGGTCAATATAAGCACCGTTATAAAGTTAATATTGATCACAGTTTGCAGCGAGTAAAAGCCCGTGCTTATGAAGCGCTTTGGGCAAATGCGTACAGTGGGCTTAAATTGGTACTAGCTGACAATAAGCCAACCTGTTGTGCGCTGGCGAGCGAGGCGAACCGAACGCTACTGAACAGCTGGCAAAAACATGCCCCAAACGCATTATCTCAACTCATGGCATTGCCTTGGGTTAGGCAAGAGCGCGATGCGTTAAAACTAGAACGTAAACAAAGTCGGCGTCAGTTGTGCTTTTTCCGGTTGAGTTTGCCGCTCAATAAGCGTTGGCATGAATACCTTATTCCGGTCACTGATTTAAGCAACGAAGACGGTTGGTTGCCTTCTCTGTTTGCATTGAAGCAGGCGGGGTATCCAGTGCAAGCTTATGCACTCACGATAACTTATGATCGGCATCGTATGAGTACTTTTGCAGAGCTGCAAAAACTTGCGCTACCGATGGTTAATGAGGTTAAGGTTGATAAGCTGGCGCTGTCAAAGTTGAAACCGTATCAACTGGAGGAGCGGTCTGAGCGCAAACTGTGTGTTGTCCCAAGTGACGATAGTAACCTGGAAGAGCAGTTCGGTAACGCATTATCGAATGCGCTATTTGTTCATAAAGATGGCACCAAGTGGCTGCCTAAAGTCGCCGGGCTTATGCCGTTTAGCGAGGGGTTGCCAACGGCTTTTAAAGACGCCGGTTTCTGGCTGAGTGACAGCGAAAAAGTGCTGGGCGGTCGGCAGCTGCAGCGGCAGCTCATGGATAATTTAAAACGGACAAATGAGCCAGTAGATTTACCCGCTATTGTTGTGTTGCGGATCTCTCACTTACCCGGTAAAGAGACCGTTATAGGGCGCTCCTTAAACACTTACAAAACCTTTAGCGAAGCGGCTGAGTACGTGAATTTTTTAAATGATGATGGCGACATTCTCGCGTTCCATATCAGTGGCTCTCGCTCGAATGCCTGCCTGAGCGATG